A single Sulfurimonas crateris DNA region contains:
- a CDS encoding HNH endonuclease, with the protein MTYEKAMEKVMIENGGFAPLKLIYENIEKYRKNTGKTPDRTIQERAQRCFTRIAKGIYCTEEFAMQLEQDNKGYLEISSKNNVVFKPIKITQETERIGSQKIRIGHSTFRDKLINDLKQCPITHIDDTKLLIASHIKPWVLSNNEERLDVNNGFLLSPLFDKLFDKSVGLITFTDKKEILLSKRLKNNINKIGVIHRQIIEDLPVVGREEFLEYHRKYIFQG; encoded by the coding sequence ATGACTTATGAAAAAGCAATGGAAAAAGTCATGATTGAAAATGGTGGCTTTGCACCTTTAAAATTGATTTATGAAAACATAGAGAAGTACAGAAAAAATACTGGAAAAACACCTGATAGGACTATTCAAGAAAGAGCTCAAAGGTGTTTTACTCGAATAGCAAAAGGTATCTATTGCACAGAAGAATTTGCTATGCAACTAGAGCAAGATAATAAGGGTTACTTGGAAATAAGTTCTAAGAATAATGTTGTTTTTAAACCTATAAAAATAACTCAAGAAACTGAACGAATTGGTTCACAAAAAATTAGAATAGGACACAGTACTTTTAGAGACAAGTTAATAAATGATTTAAAACAGTGCCCAATTACACATATTGATGATACAAAATTATTAATTGCAAGTCATATAAAGCCTTGGGTACTAAGTAACAATGAAGAACGATTAGATGTAAATAATGGTTTTTTATTATCTCCATTGTTTGACAAACTGTTTGATAAAAGTGTTGGACTGATTACATTTACAGATAAAAAAGAAATTTTGTTATCAAAACGGCTTAAGAATAATATTAATAAGATAGGAGTTATTCACAGGCAAATTATTGAAGATTTGCCAGTTGTTGGTAGAGAAGAATTTTTAGAATATCATAGAAAATATATTTTTCAAGGATGA